The following is a genomic window from Cryptococcus depauperatus CBS 7841 chromosome 2, complete sequence.
ACAACCAAAGTAATTTAATAGTGATGTCATCGAAAATTAGTATTAATGTATTGTTGCAACTTAGAGCCTTGTCTTGtctattctttctttatttttatttatttttttatttctatttttgACTTACCATGTCCCAGCAACGAGATTTTCCTAAAGCCGTACTTTACTCGTGGCCATCCTCAGTGTGGTCGATTGTCCCACAGCTTTGCCTATACGAAAAAGGCTATTCTGAAGATGAATACATTATCAAATATGTAGATATTAGTAAGTACATATCAGGTAGTTAGACCAATGCTGACCTTCTCTGTAGCCAAGGGAGAGGCAAGTTTTaatttcatttctttcaaacaCTGCAGCTGACTCGTTGAGAAGAACTTCAATCCCTCTTACCTCAAGTCAGTAGGATTTTACAAGCATTTGATTCGATTACAGactgacttttctttccagaATTAACATCCACGGCAAGTAGCTGCTAGAAGAGTCATTCAGTAGCCCATATTGGATCTAACATCGTTAAAGGTACTATTCCCACCCTTGTTGTCCCCATTCTAGAGACAACTGGTATTGATGTCGACACAAAATATCGCTCACTCAAGGACACTGTCGTGAGCTTGCATTTCCTTCATAGCACGATGCTTTGCTTATGTGTTATCCATACGGCTAGTCCATATGCGATTTTCTCGACCAGGCTCGGAGCGCACATTCGTCTAATACTTCATCTAACAAGCCTGCTCCTACTCTGGGTTCAGCTACTATTGACGGTGAGCCTGTGGCGTCGACGATTTGATATAAAAACTTACACAATATATTTCCAATAACTTTGTCATGTAGCCAAAGTGACTTCCGACGCCATCATTGATCTCATTCATCTGCCTGCAGTTGATCCCAATTTTATAGCCATAGCAGCTCTCAATGCTCAAGAATTAAAGGAAAAAGCTTCACAGAGGCCAGGAAAATCACTTTCTGCCCGTCGAGAGGCTCTTCAAAAGTATATAACAGAAGCTCGAGAATCTGTCTCACAACCGTCCGTGACTGCCAAAGAAGGTTCTCTTACCTATAATCAAAAAATCATTCAATTTCTTGAGGAAAAACTTAAAGTGAATGAAGAGGTTTGGGAAATTTATAACGGAACTGCAGGtcaggagaaggaagaacaaTTTTATCAGGTTTCAAACAAAGCTTGGAGCGAAAACTTGCCAGGAGTCTTAGAAAAACTTGAGGAAATGATAGAAGGTCCATTCACGATGGGTGATCAGCTTGTGGGTATAAAACGTTCCACGTGTTATTAGACTAATGCGACGGCTAGTCACTTGCCGATCTTCACGCTATATCCTGGCTGGCTCGCATTATCTCTATTGCTGGGGGCAAACCTGTTGCCGACGGAATTGATGCCATTTCGACCAAGACAGGCAAGCCAATTGAACCCAAACTCAAAAAATTTTGGGAGTCTTGgttggagagagaaagtTTTCAAAAGGTCTTGGTTCCTGCATGTGTAGCATTTGCAGAAATGAAGTGATTAGTGGTAAATGACAAACAAGAGTACATTGATATCATCTTTCAAACTAGGTGGAAAAGAATATTGTATGACCAAGGCATGAAAATAGTGTGTATTTAACGAATCAAAAGAATCACCGTCTCGCATACATGGTCCTTGAACCCACTGACGTTGGTAGTTCTATGAatctgaagaaaaggcgtGAGCCCTTTGTCCTCATCGACCAACTCTGGTTCCCCATTGATCAGTTACTGCCCAACGATGGTGCTCCTTAATCTCTGGCAGCAGCTTGTGCTCCCCAGTCTCGCTGAACAATCTATCACGTTAGAAGTTTGCTAAACCCTTTCCATGCTTACCTATAGCGAGTGTTGTAGCATCGGAGTTTGCATCTTGAGACGCTTGGATTCTTGATCTCCTCAACAGACAACATTGTGAAGCTTCCCCAATTACACAACGAATGCTCAAGAGGTATTCATTATTCCTCAGCATAACTTGACGATATAGTCATTTCCTCTAATCTTGATAATGCTCGTGTCTGCAAACGCAAGTATCAtcaccttctcttcttcaatcttggaagAGCTGAAATTTTACGTAAGCgactttttcaacttcttgtcaggatgatgtacaaggtgcggatataagaagacaggatactgtgtatggagaggaatggtatagttggttgaactagaacctggctgaaggatgcagagcaaacaagatataaggaagggattgtggttcatagttccccaaggaatcaatcttgatagctgtcagagtctatttgagatagatactcctagatactccactcgtcccaaggactcccagaccaagcccaagaacaacctcattcctgacaTGAGGACGGCAAGGAATTTTAAACGCACCTCTTCGCACAATTGAGAGAATGTGAAATAACAGATCTCGCCAGCTGCGATAGGAGCGTCTATCTGTTGCCTATAGACTAAAATATGTCTTGGTTTGGCTGTGCCCCATGTAAGTGTTCATTTTATCAGTTCAAGTGGAAACagtgtcagaaccttggaattatgacatggaatatagccaataagtaataatgcaatgtagattgcattattgtgaccttttggtacagagcgtggatattaattattgctaatattcatgacaaaCAGTCTTGCCTATTTGCCCTTTTATGGCGTCTGTCCAAGTCTTCTCATAATCTTCCTTGTTGTCTTAATGGAATCATCTTACCTCACGGTGGTTATTCACGCCTCGCCTCCAACTTCTACCTTCGTCTACATGCAACACTTCGCATCGTGCCTTGAGGGAATCAAGAAAGTCTGCCAACCGCTCGCGATGTACTCcatggagatggagatcTTCTAGGATGTGATTGAAGCAAGTTACAATGACGCCACCGAGACGCCAATACCAAGAAAGAACATCCCTTGTGAGAGCCACAGATGAAGCGTTGATTAGTTGCAACTCATCAAAGCTACAATATATGTATTGGTCCTATTTCGAAGAGAAGCTGAATACAAATGCTCACTATAGTACCGTGTACTGTAATATCATCTTGTGAGAAACTACATAGCCATGGTGTTGATGTATGTTCTTTTTTACGCCCAAAACTCACTGTTGAATGCCATACCCCTTTCCTTATCCATGTTAATCTTTCCGTGTCTTTCTCAACCCATCTCTCATTAGCAAAGATAGATTTCTAGCCGTTTTCTGCCGCTAGCGCCTTCTtcattgatcttttctcctGCTCTTCCCTTTCGGTTGATTTTTGCTTATTCATCTCTATATGCACTTGTTGGTATAGAGCTATGGTAAAAGCGTGGTAGTGAAACTTTCGCTTAGGGATAGGGAGAAGCTGGTAAAAGAGAGCAAGTAAGAGGAGTTTACCTGTGCCAGAGGGACCAGTGAGAAGGACACCTTAGGAGGTGTATCAGCTTCATTTGTCAAGTCTTTTCTGATTTACTTTTGGTGTCTTTAAATTCGCagactcttcttcgccgctcaatacttttaccaatcaatttctctcttttattGATCCGGTATCTAGACCAAGGGCTTCGATAGTATTAGCTTTTTTTGCCACCACGAGACTTGGGTATTTTGCTTAGTAACCAAGAGAGTGAAGGGGACTAGTTTGGCGATAAGATCAAGAGGAGGTGAATAATTGTTCAACGTCTCGAGCTTTTTCCCTCTGTATAACTCCAACAAATCCGTTGATGTTAGAAACAATTTTGTGTCTACATAGATTCTGTGACAGCCTGGCGATGAGATCCTTGAACTTTTGCTCCTAGAAGCACAACGCAGTAGCCACTTGACGCCTTCTTGTCGGCATTGCCCCAAAATCTTTGGCAACGACAGCCCTGCTTGGAAAGGTATTTGACCTGCTGTTTCGAAATAATGAAAGACAATTGTAGTTATTGTCCACTGAAGCTGACAGGAGTTTGCCTTTGCTTTAATCATTATCAAGTATACCAGATTCAGTGATCAAATTAGAGACgtaaatataaaaaagaagtaATAACTATCTCAACctttttgtatttctaAATTGAACTGAAATTGTTTCCTCGATCATCCGACGGATCTCAATCCCTTATCAGATAACCGGAATTTGAAAGTATCTCCACAAAGTTAGTGATTGATCAAGTGGCAACAGGCAATAAACATGTAGCGTATACATATTAAATCGATGCAAAAAGGAACTAGAGATGTGCTGCAGGTAAGACAACTATCATATATGCAATAAACAACGTTCCTTACGTTAATAGTTTAAAAACCTTGTTGATATCAGAGCATCACGACCTTTTCACAAAGAAACTGGCGGCCATATCTCTCCTAGAAATATTTAGTCCTCTATCTACATTCCTTCTCATTCTATCGTACCTATCCTCTCATAGCTTTTATGAACTCCATGAAAGTCTTTTTGAAATCTTTTGCTTGTTGAGACGTTAAACTATTTATAAATTGATTTGCAATTTCTGGAGGACATTGTAGCTTGGGTAAAAGGTCGTTCAGTAGAAAATCAATTGTTTCTTGTCCTCTAGCTTGCACAGTGTTGCGGACAAGAACAGCAGCCTCCTGGACAACCTGTTCAATGTACAAATTTGTCAGCAAGTATTCTGAATTGACTATGGATCAGCGTACCAGCTGTCCACCTCGAATGTTAAATTGACTGTTGGCAGGCACCTCAAATGCAGCAGGTAACAGTCTTTGATAGATGAAATTCCCATACCCCGGCAAACAACGTTGCGCTCTTTGCTCCCTTGACACCGCATTTTGATTCGTAGTTGCAGACCCATTAGCCAACATCTTGCTTTGTGTTACCATGGCGCTCTCGGCGAACACAGAGGGCTTCGTTGTTGCTTCTGGGCAAGTTCCCCAAGCAATGACGCTCCtagaaaagaaaccaaAGGCTAGACGCTGTGACGCGCCATCGGAGTAATCTTGCGTAAGGTTGAGTAGTGTAGTGAGGACATTTTCAAACTCTGCTTTATTTCGTTCGCTGGTGAAGATGCCATCAAGATTCTCATTCATGAGAGTAGTGAAAAAAGCAAGGTAGCCCTCCTTGAGACGGGTATGGACTTGGGCTTCGTCTGTTCCGGTAACAGGCTGTTGAAGGACGGCGAAGATACGAGATAAAaggggaagaagaagcatgTCCATGGTTTCAAATGTACTTCCCTATAATTTTGTCAGTTCGTGGCTACTTTCTTTCAGTCTTCATACACACTTGGAGTCGGTGCATGAGCAATTGCAAGAAATGAAGGAAATCCACCAATTCAGAAGACTCAAACTCAGTTATTACAGCCGATACAAACCTTGGTACTAATTCCGCGACCGGCGTACCGATGGCATTGGCGAACTGTGAAAACGCAAATCGAGCAGCATCCCTAACCacccttcttttcttcaatacCTCAATGGCATGTAACAGAGCCTTTGTCATTTGTTTGAAAGGCCCTGTGTATGGTAAAACTTCGACTTGTTTATCTGGCACCACGGGGAAACCCTTTGCAAAGTGACCCAAAGCCATCAAATGGTGATGAACCTGAAGAACAGCCTGCAAATCATCCGGCCGCGCCCTTGATCTTTCTACACCATCAGCCATGCCACTCAAAAGCGGGCCAGCTATGGCCTCCAGCAACGTCATCTGCTTAGAAGGATCTGATTTAGTAAGGTAAACCAAGTTACCAGAGGCTTCAAACAGATGAAATTGATCAGCAGCATATGTTTTACCAGTAGTGGCTTTGACAAGAGGATCCTCCTCAGAACTCTCTGCACGAGGATGCTCTGCATTAATGACCATTATATCCTATCAATCGTCAGACATGTTTCAACAATATATCATTCGAACTCTTACCCGAATATTTTCAAGAATAGGCGAGACCATACTCTCGATGGCTTCACTTTTACAGTCTTTGCATAATCTTGCAAATAAGTAGAAACAACGCCGTCTTATATTTTGGTCAGAATTATGGATTCCACTATTTACCAATAAGTACATCTGTCTTCACACACACTTAGACGTACCGTCCATCCAATATGGTctcaaaaagagatggtaGTGTCTCAGGTTTGGCTCTCCAGAATTCTATATAACGCACAGTAATTTCAAAGTATTGCAGCGAGACACTGGGGTGGGGATACGCCGAGATTCCGGATGTCATGCACCTTGTCAACAATTGCCCGAGCGGTGAAAGAGGGTATTGATCATAATCAAATTTATCATCCTTGTTGGCACCGACGCCAAAGTCAACAATGTCtgaagtggaagaaggagtTGTACGGCCACTGCTCATAGGGTCAATTTTGCTCGTTTGGCGGAGCTTATTACGGGCGAGTTTGGTGGCTACCTCGAGAGGGAGGTCGAAAAATGCTGCTCGTGTAGAATCTACGAAAAATCAGATCCTGCGTTCTCGAAAAGAGGAATACGTGCTCTTAGAGACTTCACCAAATGTGTACACGAGGTGTAGAGCAAGCTCGGCTTGTTGCCATGGAACTGATGCGGCCCCACCAGACGCATATGTATCCAACGTTGACGCCACCATTCTTGCTACTACCTCCGTATGAAGAGATCTATCTATTTGAGCAATCGACTCAATGAATGATCGACAAGACTATTTCAATTACACATCAGCTCTAAATCAACGATTGCGAGTTATAATACAAACCCCTCGGAAATTTTTAAACAGTGCAATGTCCTCATCTGTGTCGTCTTCATTGCCTGGCGCTTCCCAGTCTGTATCTTCTGGCCATGCTAGTTGTCTAATCAGCACATCCAACATGGAAGCCAAAAATTGTCGACGTTCAGAAGAGAGTTGTAAAGGGCCTAGAGAGGGTGAAGCTGTTTGACCAGCTTTCATAGACGGGTTGGGCGGCTGGTGGATACGTTTATACTACGTCATTATGAGCAGCCTGGTTATCAATCGGTTGATTGTACGTACGATTCTGAGGAGATCTGATACGAAAGGCGAGACGGATAGAGGCACTTCGTAGTGTCTATCACTCAAAAATCTCAATAACAATGGCAGAGCCTCATTCATCAttttctctgcttccaATCTCAACGGCTCTGTGATATCAACCTATTTCTCTCATTAGTCAAGCAATCTCTTTTAGCAACTTTAactctttgcctttgaaCGTACGTTGTCAGAAATGCTTATGAGGGCTACACCATAAGCCGATAAGACGCCACCCAAACCCGCTCTGAAAGTCGCAGCCTCTTCGTTTGTATTTCCTCTTGTCTCTGATTCTAAGGGCTCAATCATTCCTAATGGATCTAACACTCGCAAAACCTGTAACTTGGATGATGCGTCCTGAATACCTTTTGAAACTAAGATACGATATATGGCTGTAGTGTATGTACGGAAGGAGAAAATGGGCTGCTGAAGTAAACGATGGTATAAGGGAAGGGTAGAGGGATTGAGGGCGACATCAAGGTCAATCCAAGCTACACAATTGTTAAGCTTGAAATCACATCGAGTGTAATGGACGTACGAATCCAAGCACCAAATGTTTTGAGCGTTGATTCTACTGCTTCTCCCCATTTTTCAGGGCTTTGTCCTCTACCGATCTCTTCCAACCCTTTCTCAAGCACACACGACATTGCTTCAACTGCCATTTTATCATCGCCATTACTCCTCACAGCATCACGGATTACGCCATCTCTGTCTTGTCTCTCTTTGGTCATTACTCGAGCAGTCTTGAGGGTTGTGTCGTGTATTTCCTGTGCAATTTCTAGCAGAAATCGAATGGTGAGTAGCTGAGGGCGAAGATCTGGAGGGGAGGATGCAGGCGAGGACAAAAGTGCGAGGAAGGGGCGGAGAAAAGTGGGAATGTGAGACGGGTATGATTGTAGGAATAACTGGGTAATGGTGAATGCTAGTTTGTTGCGCAAGACTTTTTAGTTGAGTCCGTCAGAATCTATCTCATCATTCAGAAGCACTTACATGTTTGCCCACTCTCACAAAACCCTCCAATATACTCTGCTTCGACAAAATCGACTATTGCCTTGTACATGGCCTGCAAAGCATCTGTACTAACTGTACTAGGCCTGTTGTTGTGAGTCAAGCATTAATTCTACAAACCTACTTTTGAGTCAAGACAGTATCTACGACTTGTAGACAAAATATTCGTAAATCTGTTCccagtttttctttgccatctcGACCTGTTGTAGAGGGGCCTGAAGCACCCGCTCCTTGAAGGTATAGTTGCAGGCAGTCCTGATCGTCCTATTAAGTACTGTCGACCCTTGAACTGCACCCACCCACCTGCCATGTCTCTTCGCAAAGTTCTCTGACTTTTGTAAGGTAATCTATCGCCTGTTGCTTGAGTGCTGGGTCAACTGTCGGGTCTACGCTTGCTGCTACTCTGACTGCTTCGGGGATGTTTGTAAGATGAGACGATTGCGACACTGCCATGAGTGGCTTTTTCTCGCTTTCAATGGCCGAAATGGAAAATaaacagagaagaaaactATAAAATAGATTTATAGAAAATCAAGCCAACTTTTGTCAATGCACATGACAGTGGCTTTTTGCCACGTCATTTTGTTTATCATAAATTATGCCAAAATCCAACAAGTAATGGCTATAATGATTTTATGCATGGAAACAATCACAACTGATCCTAAGCAAGCGTACAGTTTTAGGCTAAGTCTTTGTCTGTTACCTTCGGTACCATCGCACACTTTGCCTGTTACGTCTCATTTTTCGCATTAATTGAAGCATACCGTATAAAAGAGCCTCAGCAGTTGGGGGGCTGCACACAAGGATGAGCACTTGCTAAgacaaagagattgaaTTTGAAAACCCACCATCCAGCAACATAGATGTCGACCGGAACAATTCGGTCACATCCTCTAACGACAGAATAAGAGTAGTGATAGTATCCACCACCATTAGCGCAAGAACCCATCGAAATGACCCATCGAGGTTCCGGCATTTGATCGTATACTGCTGCAATTAGCAACCTCTACTATCGCAATGAACccaccttttctcaacGCCGGAGCCATCTTGTTGGTTAAAGTTCCCGCCACAATCATGATATCACTTTGTCGAGGGGATGCTCGAAATACGACGCCCAATCGATCTTGATCATATCTGGCAGCAGCCATGTGCCTATAGATTATCAATACAGGACCATTTTGACTCATAACAGTACAGACATCATCTCAACAGCACAGCAAGCGAGACCAAAAGTCATGGGCCACATTGAACCTTGGCGTGCCCAGTTCACGACCTTATCGAGGGTTGAAAGAACATATTCTATATCCAATTAAGATGACTTATGACCTGATAGCCTCGCTTACCAGCTCCATTTCTGGGAGTTTCCAAGCTCAACTGATTACTTCCTTGCTGGGCAATAGTAGTATCTGGAAGAGTGGTGGAAGGGTTAGAGTCATATGTGTTGATGGAAGAGGTGGGCGTTTGATTTCTCAAGGCGATAACCGTGGAGGAGATAGGCCGAACTATTGTAAGGTCAGTTTGATGCAAAGACAGTGGCGATCGACTGACCAAATGCAAGGGATGGTCTGATAGGGGCTTGTTTGAGCGCAGCCATAAGAAGTAAGACTCTGTTATCTTTCTTAAATTGCTTACCTGTCCTTATGCCTGGCATTAGAGTCGCCATTTCGATAGAAATGTCTtgaaatgaaaacaaaataaGAGTACATTTACCACAATGCACCCACCAATGATAACTGAAGAGTTGTGCATCTGACGGGATCAAATATCGGGACTATTTCCTGTGGCGCCTCCACATTAGCTCTTaagacttttttttcaGCTCCTTCTAGTGATTACTTGATTTGTAACCATTTTCTTGATCTATCATGATCACCCGCACAGCTCTTAGAAGTGCGGTTCGCCAAAATGCAGCATTTCACTCAATAACAGCAGCGAGAGTGAGTCACAGGAGACATGCACAACTCAATCACTCACAGCCCATAGCCAATTCAACTCTCAAGATCAACACTGGTCACTACTGTACCTACAACTAGACAATTCTCTTGGACGCCATGGAAAAAGCTGGATCAAGTGACACAGACTATAGATGTGCCATCTCAATCGATTTCGGTTCAACCTGTTCCCTCACAATCAATTTCTGACCTCACACAACCTACGCTAGTAGAAACCTCAACAACCCTTTCTTCTACCGACTCTGCGGTATTGCCACAACCTCCAGTAGATGTTAATGCACCCTCTTTTGAAGACTTAATCCTTCATTCTGGCAAGACAGTAGAAGAAGTTCTTAATTCAGAAGAGGCTATTCATGCTGCCATGAAGGTTTCGGACCTCAAGCTTATTGGCTACGATCATGGATTTTTCAGTATCACAGGCTGGTTCACAGATGCTATTGTTTCTCTACATACATCAGTTGGCTTGCCATGGTGAGTTGCCAATGTCGTTTGATTCTTGAGCTGATAACCAACGTTAGGTGGGGTGCGATC
Proteins encoded in this region:
- a CDS encoding NADH-quinone oxidoreductase subunit B, whose amino-acid sequence is MATLMPGIRTAPIRPSLAFVRPISSTVIALRNQTPTSSINTYDSNPSTTLPDTTIAQQGSNQLSLETPRNGAEYVLSTLDKVVNWARQGSMWPMTFGLACCAVEMMHMAAARYDQDRLGVVFRASPRQSDIMIVAGTLTNKMAPALRKEDVTELFRSTSMLLDAPQLLRLFYTVCFN
- a CDS encoding exportin-T, translated to MAVSQSSHLTNIPEAVRVAASVDPTVDPALKQQAIDYLTKVRELCEETWQDCLQLYLQGAGASGPSTTGRDGKEKLGTDLRIFCLQVVDTVLTQNTVSTDALQAMYKAIVDFVEAEYIGGFCESGQTFLRNKLAFTITQLFLQSYPSHIPTFLRPFLALLSSPASSPPDLRPQLLTIRFLLEIAQEIHDTTLKTARVMTKERQDRDGVIRDAVRSNGDDKMAVEAMSCVLEKGLEEIGRGQSPEKWGEAVESTLKTFGAWIPWIDLDVALNPSTLPLYHRLLQQPIFSFRTYTTAIYRILVSKGIQDASSKLQVLRVLDPLGMIEPLESETRGNTNEEAATFRAGLGGVLSAYGVALISISDNVDITEPLRLEAEKMMNEALPLLLRFLSDRHYEVPLSVSPFVSDLLRIYKRIHQPPNPSMKAGQTASPSLGPLQLSSERRQFLASMLDVLIRQLAWPEDTDWEAPGNEDDTDEDIALFKNFRGSCRSFIESIAQIDRSLHTEVVARMVASTLDTYASGGAASVPWQQAELALHLVYTFGEVSKNSTRAAFFDLPLEVATKLARNKLRQTSKIDPMSSGRTTPSSTSDIVDFGVGANKDDKFDYDQYPLSPLGQLLTRCMTSGISAYPHPSVSLQYFEITVRYIEFWRAKPETLPSLFETILDGRGIHNSDQNIRRRCFYLFARLCKDCKSEAIESMVSPILENIRDIMVINAEHPRAESSEEDPLVKATTGKTYAADQFHLFEASGNLVYLTKSDPSKQMTLLEAIAGPLLSGMADGVERSRARPDDLQAVLQVHHHLMALGHFAKGFPVVPDKQVEVLPYTGPFKQMTKALLHAIEVLKKRRVVRDAARFAFSQFANAIGTPVAELVPRFVSAVITEFESSELVDFLHFLQLLMHRLQGSTFETMDMLLLPLLSRIFAVLQQPVTGTDEAQVHTRLKEGYLAFFTTLMNENLDGIFTSERNKAEFENVLTTLLNLTQDYSDGASQRLAFGFFSRSVIAWGTCPEATTKPSVFAESAMVTQSKMLANGSATTNQNAVSREQRAQRCLPGYGNFIYQRLLPAAFEVPANSQFNIRGGQLVVQEAAVLVRNTVQARGQETIDFLLNDLLPKLQCPPEIANQFINSLTSQQAKDFKKTFMEFIKAMRG